The window CCAACTTGGTCTGCAAAATCGATTGAGACTGCCATTTGATATTTTTCATccgtttttattaatttatgttCCTGTTTAAAATCAAGGATCCCTAATTCTAGATcgaacaattaataaaatagtatGAAGAGGGTAACCTTCATAGAAGGTGGTTTAAGTGAAAAAATTACTATCTAGTCCATGCCTTCGAAGTCTCCATAAATTGCTCTAAAGTAGGTCGAAAAGTGGTCTTCGGTGGGCTTCTCCACGGTGATAGGCTGGTGGTCTCCGAGATCCTACAGAGAACACCGTCACCCTGGGATGCTCCCGAGGTGATGCCTCCAACAATCAAGTTAGTATCCAAAATATAGAATAAATGTGTTCAGTTTAGAGAGAGGAGTGTGTTTGATTTTGGCTAATATGGTCGCAACTCAAAAGCCACTTACTTGCAAATGACTTTAAAAAGTGTATATAAACATGAAGGAGACTTTCCCTAATCCTAGTGGGCTATTATATTTAAACCTGAGccttaataataaaacatataaaataaaaggctTATTTTAATACAAGCAACTTATATAATATGGtattatagaagtataatttTAGATCATTTGTCATTCAATTTACAACTGATGTAATAAAAAGAGTATCTAAGTATGTATTTTAGCCACCATATCAACTCATTTAGAAATTAGGGACAGGGTCATAGATTAAGTTATACTTATACTCAaccatttttttattcattgaaAAGCAAAATCATGTGTGGTCTATAGATGTAATTGGaacaaaatgaaataattatatAGCTTGTATTGCTTTAACGTCATAAATCAAAAacagcaaaaattaaaaataacacgCTCGATGGGATTCGAACCCACAATCCTTTGATTAGAAGTCAAATGCCTTATCCATTAGGCCACGAGCGCCACATATGATGAGCAAAGTCATTAAAGGGATATATAATTTTAGTTCATCGGTAATAGATAGATAATCAAAATAAGCCCGATTCAGTTTTTATCCGATCTCGTAAAGTcaaattgatttcaaaatgatGTAAAAATCAGTATAAACGCAAAATTTAATTATACTCAAAACAATTCGAAATACCAGACCTAAAATTGATCTAATAGAAATATTTTACATGGGTAGTATTTATAGGCGACTATTATATAGCATATTTTATACGTATTTTGACTAAATTGAAACCCATGAGTGTCCTAAAAAATTATTCATATCTATTTGTTCCAAATCCAACTTGAATActttaatgaaaatataaaatcaaattaataaattgtcaTAATGtcccaaaatttatttttgagaaaaaaaactaAAGTGTTAAAGTTGAGATAAAAAACTAATATGGAACAATCTAAAATATGTAGCAAATAATTTTGTATAAAGGAAGTAATAGTGATGATTTCCCTTATACGGGTGAATTTAATGTTGTCTTTGATCTGATTTGCTCTATGGATAATTTtctaacttttaatttatatgttctTACCTTATTTTCATCTTCAATATGTATAacgtaaatttttattaaaatcggTAGTATTTAATTGAATTGTCCATAATAAAAGAGAATATACGAAAGTATAACATAGGAGATACATGAAAGGTCTTTCATATAACCATATCTTATTACACACTAGAAGAAAGCCCACTTACTATCTATAGGCAACCCTATTACATTCtctaaaacaaaaagaacaaggaaTTCAAACTTTTCATTGAAAGAGATTATATTGTCAATGTTCACTTGGAGTGAAGACCTAAGACCTTTAGAGATCTCCTTTGATAACATCGTCTACTATCCTCCACCCTTCTACAGATCCTGATCATAGCTTCAATGAGCGGGCTATAATAGGTATGATGATTGCAGCAATGTTAGTGCTGATATGGTATCAGGGCAATGTGGATCTCAAGTTAAGGTGTTACATTGAAATACAGTCTATAACCCATACATGTAGAACAATCTAGATTAAAAATACAGGCTACTAGAACAATCGGCAGAATGAATGCCCCTTGAAGGATGAACTAAGAGCAAATCAAAGTACACAATTCTTGCAATCTTGTAGGCGAGACGTTTGTGTAAGGCAGGATCCTGAAGTTGTCACTTTCCAAGCACCTTAATGTAGTCTGTCCCCTGATTTCACTGATCTGAAATTCATAGTAATAAATCAACATATTTATCAGTAAAATACGAGCACCCGAAATCGAGGTCCTCGCTGTTGGAGAAACATTACCTTACATGATGGAGTTTTGACATCGCAAATCCACTTTCGAGAAGGTATACAATCAATATACCGACACCAGCTGCAGTTTTTGTTAAGATCTATACGAAGAAGAACTGCTACGATGAGGCCAGCGACCCTACGCGAGGAAGTTCAATGTGAATGTCATGCTTGATCGAAAAGTTTTAAGTTGTTGGCTCGTTTTGAAGCGTGCAGAAATACTTACATGAGGTTGAATAGAATCAACGAAACAATGCGTAGAACAGGTCTGTCAAACTTCTGTTTCAGTGGCACAGACTTGTTAAAGCCGTAATCATAAAAACCTTTCTGTAAAGCGGGCATTCTAAGTACCGGAGAGAAAAACATTACAAAGCCAAGAAGAGTTCCTGATATAAATCCTGCGATGTTTGAGAAGTTGTCGATATAGGGCACCATCCCGAGAGTGAAATTGATTGCAAATATGAGGAGCAAAATCACGACAGCTAGAAACTGCACCAGATTGAAAAATTAGGGAGTAAGCAATGGATCAGGTAGAAGGGTGTCGAGGCAGACAAAAGACGAACCTTCTGGTTGTATGATTTCCAGTCTCGAATAAGCCCTGAAAATGATGCACCGATCAAGCCAAAGAGAGCACCCGAAGAGGAAACTTCAGGGCTATTTTGGACAAAAAGTATGGCCATCAAGCTACCAGTGAAGGCAGACAAAATGTAGATTATTCCGGTCCTCACTGCATATCAGGAACTAAGAGCATAAGCATATACATGCTTCTTACATATGGGATATTTGGCAATTGACTGTtggcttttttagttggcttgtttgaccagttgaaaatgttggttgtttttgttggcttttaaattAGCTGAAAAGTCCAGCTGTTTACGaagatgtttgataaattaaGGCATTGGCTGTTAGccgtttattagagaaaaagttggttcacaagccaaaagccaacaaaaaaactaaCTGGAGTAGCTATTTAATTTTGGCTTAAAGCCATCTTTGCAGCTGGCTTAAAAGCcgtttaccaaacacttttttttggTTTGACCAATTAAGaagccaaaagccaactaaaaagcTAATGTAAAATTCAACTACCAAACAACCCATAGTATTTAAtgataatttgattatttaatagGGTAGGATATATTACATGATCCGAATTTCTGCTCCAGATTAACCCCAATTAAGAGTACACTACAGAGGCTGATCAAAAGGTGAAATGCACCAGCATGTAGCAAAGGGGCGGTGAAGATGCGCCACACTCCATGATCTTTTGTCAAGAACATTCTTCGGAGAGCTCCCATACTATCTAAACTGTAGCCATTCAAATAGTGCACACAATATAAGCATTGGAAGTCCGAAAATTCGCACTATTACTCATCTGCTGAATTCAAATATTAATACACTTTCTAtataattcaagaaaaaaaccCATCACAATTTAAGAAAATCTTATTTATACACTTTCTACCATGAATcacaaagaaattcaaaaccctaaatccgAACCCTAAAGAGAAGACATATTCTTATACAACAAAAAAACCCAACTCGAATCaagaaataaaagattaatcTCAATAGGAATCTACAAGATTTGAACATAAATTAAACAAGAAAAGTAGAAAAACTAACACTGAAGAAGAAGGACCAAGAAGAGGATTCTCGGAAAGTGGCTGAAAAACCAACAAAATACAATCTCCATGTGATTTATCCCAGCAATTGTTAagaatcatagtgcaaaaaaatgCCActagatgaacaatgaaaaagaatgaaATCAACCAAGTTGATTCAACGTTCTTTGACATTGACCCAAAGAAAGGAATTTTCCGTTTTTCCCCTGTCATTTCATCAACCTTTTTCTCAGTTGAATTCACTGGAATTTCATGGCTTTCCTTTATATTCATATCCCAAGAATccattttttctgtttttctgGGTATCAAAGATTATCAAATTTTATGTTTAGGGTTTTTTGTTATTGATAATGGTTAGTAATTCTGGAAATAATGGTTAGTAATTCTGGAAATA of the Amaranthus tricolor cultivar Red isolate AtriRed21 chromosome 6, ASM2621246v1, whole genome shotgun sequence genome contains:
- the LOC130815216 gene encoding RHOMBOID-like protein 8 → MDSWDMNIKESHEIPVNSTEKKVDEMTGEKRKIPFFGSMSKNVESTWLISFFFIVHLVAFFCTMILNNCWDKSHGDCILLVFQPLSENPLLGPSSSVLDSMGALRRMFLTKDHGVWRIFTAPLLHAGAFHLLISLCSVLLIGVNLEQKFGSLRTGIIYILSAFTGSLMAILFVQNSPEVSSSGALFGLIGASFSGLIRDWKSYNQKFLAVVILLLIFAINFTLGMVPYIDNFSNIAGFISGTLLGFVMFFSPVLRMPALQKGFYDYGFNKSVPLKQKFDRPVLRIVSLILFNLMVAGLIVAVLLRIDLNKNCSWCRYIDCIPSRKWICDVKTPSCKISEIRGQTTLRCLESDNFRILPYTNVSPTRLQELCTLICS